Genomic DNA from Torulaspora delbrueckii CBS 1146 chromosome 8, complete genome:
GAGTGATAGCTTGGAACACTCTTGGGATTTCCACAACGACAGCACCGTTTTTGGTcttagaagaagatgacgacgatgacgatgaagaagaagatgacgacgTTGCTGACGAAGAGCTGGTGGACGACGCATCTGTAGACGAAGCGGAAGTGGAAGTGGATGAATCGGAAGACGAATCGGAAGTAGTGGTCGAAGAAGAGCTAGAGCTGTCGTCATCAGAATCATCAGAGTCGCATTGTGACTGGGTGTCGTAACCAGTACCTTGAGGAGCACCGGCACCACTGGAAAAGTAAACGGATGCGGCACTTGGCATTTCTGGTAGAGTTGTGTTTGCCTCCCAAATACCTTCTTCATAGTCTGGACAAGTAGAGTGCTCGTTGGAAGTGGAGGCGCCACCGTTGCCGGATGGGTTTTCTTGCTTGCTGTATTGCTCCTTCAAATTATCGAAATCCTGCAATTTGGTGACTTCAGTATCACTCACGATCTGAACCAAACCATAATTGTTGGTCTCGTTCGAATATTCGTAAACCAATCCACCGGAGAAGACACTGGACATTTGAGTAGAATACAAAGAGCCAATCTCAGTAAAAGGTCTTGAGCTGGCAACTTGATTACAACCGAACTCACTTAAAAAGATTGGCAATGAGTAACCTTCgtaaatcttcatcttttcattgTAACCAGAAGTTTGGAAAGAAGACTGACCACACCAGGAATAATCATTGACACCGAACATATCGATTCTtgcatcttcatcatcaccacaattgaaatattgggCAGCTAATTCTCTGTTGGACTCAATGTCCGCAGCCGAGTAACCAACTGGGATAGCTCTATAATCTCTTGCTTTAATGTTATTTTTTAAATCTCTCACAACCGCTTTAACGTAAGTGGCAGTGTAAGTATTGTTCGCCATATTGATAACTTCATTACCAGCGAAAAACCCAAGAACATTGTCATATTGAGCAAAATCATCCACTGTAGAAAAGATAGACTGCAAATAGACTGCGTTGTAAGAACATGATGGGTTATAACGAGAGATAGATGCCTCGGGAGTGTTGACATCCAAGATCAGATAGATGCCAGCATCTTGCAACATTTGCATACATTCAGAATGATCCAAACTGTTGTCCACGGTGTAAACTCTAATAGTATTGATGCCTAGATCTTGGAATACTGGGATGTCCCTCTtacaaatttcaacatctgCCAATGGATCAGTCAAATTAGAAGATCCGCCTGGTTGGTAATCCACACCACGAATGTAAAATCTTTCTCCCGTCTCGGAGTTGAAAAAGGCATTACCAGTAATGTTAATTGCAGGCGTACTAGTACTATTACTGCTCTGACCCAGCGTCAAAGATGCACATAACGACAAAACGAGCGAACTTAGCCAAAACATCTCTAATAAAACGAATGTATGTTTAGGAAGATTTATGGGCAGTCAATGAGATGAATCGAGGTCAGATCAGCTTCTAGGAATATGTATAGAAAAATGATCTGTTTTTCActgttttttttttcagtttaTATTTACATAAATAAACGCTTCGAGCTGGAAAAGTAGGACTCATTACCTAAACTAGAAAAATCACGAATGTTTCATAGCCTCTTAATTACCTTACTATGAGGCCCTGATCCATCATCGGATCATCTTGGTCCTCCAATGGGTTTGTCTCAGGGTCCTGTTGATCCCCAAACTCTTGCTGCCGCGTCTGCCATTGCTTGTTTCGtagttcttgaaatttggaGATTTGTGAGTCGTTAATAGCCAGACCTTTCTTTAGCTGAAACGTTTGTCTGCACATTGGGCATAAGCCTCTGGAGGTGGCTGTGTCGAGCCATCTGTAGATACAATGGACGTGGAAATTGTGATTACATTCCCCCACTACGAGCGGACACCCGTCACCAGGAAACTTGCAACCGGGACAAGTTGCGTTGTAGCTTGCTCTGCAAATACCACAGACATCATCTCCGTCGTTGTCATCTATCGTTTCAGCATGCGCATCTTGTGATTCCTTCGGTATGTGCCAGGTCCAAGCAAAAACACTGTGAACTTCCCTTAATTTGACTTTCATATGACCCTTGACAATCTACGCAAGACTGATCAAATACTCGTGAGCCCAGTTTAGACTTCGGACGACCTTCAAGATATAATGTCTATTTGAGGTGACCTAAAAGCGgaaaaaaataaatgcTTCCAACCAGAGTCGAACTGATGATCTCCACATTACTAGTGTGGCGCCTTACCAACTTGGCCATAGAAGCTGTTTTATTACATGTGAGAGAAATATTTACCTGCCTTCTCAAGCGTATAAGACAAGCGCGTGATAGACGATTCTGAATCAAATAATGTGCCAGCTTGATTCGATAGTTAGATCACCTGGAGTGCATGTAACCATGTGGGGCATCACTGAGAAGAATTTCTGGCAATGAATCAAAGTCATGAATTTAGCCTCTGAAGGATTTGACCTCGACGATGTAGGAATAACTCAGAAAGGACCAATAATATttataatgaaaaatttatGACACTTGTGTTTCCTGAAAAAACAGTCTTTGTCGTCCCAATTACTTTACATGACAATTTAGTCGATTTAATTGAATCTCATTCGTTTCTCTAACAAAGCGGTCACAATAGTCTTCACGCAAGAGCGTATGTTGTATTCTCAAATGCTCTTATCTGGCCACTCGCGAGTGCATCATGCAACGTGGCTCATAATCCATCAAGTTCAGCATAATAAATGCCACGGCAAGTAGTTAGTGAAGTCTTGTATCACTGCGGTCACTTTGACTGTTTGCATGTGACTCGCTCTCATATAACCAATCCGTTAAATGCGAAGAATGGCTGATCATCAACGGCCTGAACCGTCCAACTAGAACCTTCAGTTATGGTTGAAGCTTATATTCACGACGGCAACGATAGTGTAGATTTGAGAGAACCTCATAACAGTGGTACACCTGTATCGTTAGAGGAATTGAGCAAGTTGGGCGTCTTTTACAGATATCTGGACACCCAGGAAGACGTTGACAATTTGGCAAAGGAAAGGAATTACAAGAATAGAGATATTGTCAACATAAGTCCAGCCAGTTTCCCCGATgaagagactttgaaggCCAAATTGGACATTTTTTACAAGGAACACTTGcacgaggatgaagagataaGATATTGTCTCGATGGAGAAGGATATTTCGATGTAAGAAATATTCTTTCCAGCGATTGGATCCGAATCAGATTTGAACGCAATGATTTGCTCATTGTACCAGCTGGGATCTTCCACAGATTCACATTGACCTCGAGCAACTATGTCAAGGCGCTCAGATTGTTTCAGGATGAGCCTAAATGGCTAGCAATCAACAAACCAGAGGCAGATTTGAACCCAACTCACCTGAAGTACGTCGAATCAGTCAACAGTGACTAGCAAATTCTCATTCAATAGCTCTTATGTATACTATATATAGTATAGACCGTTGTGTACTCGTTGTCGATGACGACGCGAAGCTTATACGGTTGGTCTTCGAAGTTGGCATTCTTTATAAAGTTTGGCATTTTGATGAGTAGGTCTGATTCGAGCTCTGGGACTTGGAAATCGCTTCGAATACCATGGGAGATGTAACGGAAAAGGGACCCCTTGTCGAGGATTCTCCAGGAGACTCGCTGGCTTCGTATCTGCCTAGGGTAGATCAGTTTTATATACCAGAATGGCTAACCATGCAATTTATTGCCAACAACTTGATTAGTTTCACACCGTTGTTTTCGTATGGGTCTACTATTATTAGTATTGAACGGTCAAAGACGGCATTAGGATTTTCTATTGATATTTGCGCCACTATGCTGATAGCGAGTATTCTAAGAGTATCATACTATTTGATTACACCATATGAAATTACCTTGCTAAGGCAGTCATTGGTGATGATATTTATTCAACTGATTTTATTGAAGACAACTTTGCGCTATAGACCGGAAGAATACAAATACCATAATTTAAGCGACGTGGAATCATTTTCGCAGTTGATTCACGATGTATGGTTCGAATATTTTGCATGTGCTAAGCCTCCAGCGTTCAGTGAGGATTGGAAAGTAATGTTGAAATCtctctctttcaaaaatttgacgGGCTTCGCTAACAAGATTTTACTGGTGTTAGTttacaaattcttgaagttctttgacCCCAGTTATAAGAGATTTGGATCATTCTGGCAATGGGACGAGGATCGAAAGTTCTGGAAATTCCTAGCCTACTTTGCAACTTTCCAACTCTTGTTGACGTTTTTCATATCTAAAGTCTTCAATTGGGCTACTTTGTCAGATTGGGTAGGATCTACTATAGGATCCCTGGGGCTACTTATTGAATCACTCCTACCTTTGCCACAGATCGCGATCTTATACAAGTTGAAGTCAATCCAAGGGTTCAAACTGATATTATTGGTGAGTTGGCTTTGTGGGGATAGCCTGAAGATTACCTACTTGATATATGGAGCCAAAAATATCTCGATGATTTTCCTGATGTTTgctctttttcaaatgtCTCTGGATTTTTACATTGGTGGACAGTACATTTACTATAAGTATTACTACCCTTCGTTGAGAAACGAAGGGTTGATTTTAGATGAAAACGAGTCTACCATTGAACCTCAGAGAGAATCATTCGAGTTGCAAGACTTTAATTTAAAAAGTGTCGAACACCTCGACCAAGACACTCCACCTCCGAATCAACATCCAAGAGGAAGGGCACATACATTATCAGTGTAAACTAAATGCATATAAGTATCAAAATATGATTCTTAACTTCAACTACTTTATACAAGGTGCTCTTTATGCTAAAACGGGCTATTGGATCCCTTAAGATCCTCtgcttcatccaaaagtttCCTTCTGAGGGAACCCTTCTTCGCATAAGCTCTCAACTTAGTCTGAAAGTGAGATGGTGCATTAGATGTGCCTTTGGGCGAAGATCTCTTCTCCTTGATATCAAGGAAGCTCTTGATCCTTTCAGCAATGTCTTCGTCGGAACTGTTCAAGCTTTCTTTGGTTATACTTTGATCTCGTAGTGACTGGAACTTTTCATTCAAGAGTTGGCGATAGATTTTCTGCAGTGAACCTTTATCTTCGATGTCTATAAAAGTGCAAGTTGTCTTCCAGGTCTCAACATCCATCGGATGAAAAAAACTTGGACTcttgtccttcttcaaattttggtaaTAGTCTTTAAAGAGCCTCTTCGAGACCTGCTGACACGACTGGATATCCAATACTTTATTCTCTACCCGAGCAAATGGTGGTATATAAACTCCACTGGGGTTGTTTTTGTAGAAATGGTCAGCTCTAATCTCAAAACCAAACATGGAGTCTGTCTGCAATGTCAGCAATTTCTCATTGTAATCTTGTATATTAgagatttgagaaagaatcTCTTTTTGCTTTTTACCTCTGCTAACTAGAGGCTTATCAACATATTCCAGTGGCAGTGGCAACACAACTACTTTCAAACTTGGATAGGTAGCTCTTTTCTCACTGTTTGGTATAGTTTCAGTAATTTGCTCTGTTTTCATCATAATTTTGCACATTTTCCAATCTTTAATTCCCATCGAGTTTAGTTTGTCCTCGATGTATGTTAgagcatttttcaacagtaTTATGGACATCTTGAATTCTGCATCGGCCACCTTTGATGCAATTTCCCGTTCGTTACGTTGATGCTTTaagatgaaattttcatcaccatATATGTTCCTCAGCGTATTATTACGTTCATCCATAGCACGCTTGAAGGGAGCATCATAACTTGAATGAATGATATagtcaatttcttccaatggTAAGTATTGGAAGCCAAACATTCTAGAGATATTGTGGTAAGCGACAAAGATCCCATCCATCTTGCCAATTCTAGCCTGGAGAGAATATTTCAATAGTGTACTTCTGATAAGCTCGAAAAATTCTCTCTCCAGCGATTCAAACTCGCCATAAACTTTATCAATCTCATAACCTGTATGATTGTTATTTTTCTCTACGTATGACAAATCATGTCTAATCGCAGCGACGGCTCtagtcttcaaatcaaagaCCCCTGTCCCAGGTAATTTAGAATCATAGGCGTCCAATTGGGATCGTAGGATgaattcatcaatcttCGAGTAATGATACGCTTCTCCCTGTCCTGGAGAGGCCTCGGtcaaaaactcttctaATGAGTGACCCAGGATGGAGAGAATAATTTCTCTATCGAGACTTCTGTCCgaatcaattgattttaCTTTCTTATCCAATTTTCTAAGGATGATAGCTGCAGGAAATTGAGCTCCCTGCGTGAAATTACAGTTCTTTTGAGGAAAATGTCTTGATATGGGTGAATCTATTATATTAACGGGTCTGAAATTGGATAATAGGTAATGCATATGCGATAGGACCGAAGTCATTGAACTGGTAGACGATACGTATTTTCTCTGAGACTTGTGAGCTAACTCAGACAACTTTTGGTCCTTATACGGCGTAATGAAATGAGAAGCACCATCCTTTGCCTCCAGGTAGTCCGGCGTTATCTTTTCCAGCTCGGGATTGAAATTGTATACGCCCGTTCTAGAGTCTCTCAAAGGATGTAAGGTTACGGGCTGATAAAGAACCCTATCGAGACCGCTAACAAGAGGCGGTGGTATCACATGAGGTGTCAATTTAGCTCTGTTATCATTCTGTATACTCCCATCACTATTGATCGTCACGTGTTTAGTCCTTTTCGATGATATTGTGAAAGTTGTATTCGTTACCTTCTTTCGACTTTTACCAACGGCTATGTCAATTGCTGGAGGTATTTTCATCTTTATACTATCTTGTTTCTGACGTTTGAATCGCTTTCGCGACTCGTCTCGATGACCCATTCCTTCAAGTATCTTACTAGAATAACTCAACGCATCCAACAAATCTTGCTTAACATTTGGAGAATGTCCTTCCCTCTCGTCGGACTGGTTTAAAGGCTCATTGTGGGAATTTTTGGATGGTACACTTGTCGATATACCGCATTTCCTATAGGCATATCTTGAACCACTCAATGTACGTCGATAACCACTATTACAGCATCGGTACATAGCCACGCAAAGAGCAAACACGATGTCCAGAGACTAAAAATGGTCTTTTGATGTAAAATGCGCTGAGTCTCGTTATTATAAGAATactgaatttttcacaatCATGTATCACGGAAAGACCTTGTTGTTCAAGTTCAAAAGATGGGTACTCAACAAACACTAATCGAGCTTGCTGAGCGTTGTCGAAGCCccatttgaatttcaattgtCAGAATGCACTGCTAATTTTCCGATTAGAAACAGCTCTTTCCAGACTCTCCCCCCAGAAAACCTAGCATTACAGTCCAGCCCACGATCATTGACAACATCCTAGCCTCTCTTGAATTCAGCTGCACCGCAAATCAAGTAGAATCATACCACTTTCCTCGAGGAATTATGGTATTCTGGAGCAAGGAAGGTCATACGCTGCAGGAGCCCCCTCTCGAAATTAACGGTTCAGCCACTCGAAAATGAAAACAACTTCCTCGTACCTCCCCCGCTGTACCGGTACGCATGCAGATCTGCAGTTATCAACAGTCAGGGAACAACCATCAAGTGTGGTCCAACTAGTTACCACTCCTTATCAAATTGCATGATGAACAGCTACCCGGAAGAGTAATAGCGCCGCTACCCCTTGACGACTGCTCCTTATAAGATCAACGAGGTTCTTCGAGGAATCCTTGTCACTTACCGTTGCCACTCTCCATaacaatcaattgacttttCGTGTGTATCAAGGCAATGTTACTACGAACAGCCGGCAGAACAACGAACCGCCTGACAGCGTTTACAAGACTGACTAGAGGGTTGACCAGTATTAATCCTCCACCGGGACCAATCGAGAATCTTCCCAGTGCGCACAACGGTAAGATATTGAAGACACACTTTACTGATGAATCGACAACTATCACTTTTATTACAAAAGATTCTCCAGGACATGAACCTTTCACGGTAACCTTCAACAACTTGTTTTTGAGAGATTCTTCTCGATCGGAGAAGTCAGTGGATCCCAAATCGGGTCAGAAACTTTTTACTACAGGTCACTTGGTTTCTGATCCAGACTCTACGGTACCCAAACAGGTGGAGATCTCACCAGATTCGCAAAGTGTAGCGATCAATTGGAAGGATGGTGACCACTACCGTTATTCGCTGGATTTTATCTACAAGTTCAAAGGCTCCACTTTTGTCACGGATGCATTGAGGAACACTGTCTCGAAGCACAAACCTGTGCTTTGGGATAagaaaactttgaaaggcCATATGGAGGATCTGGTATCTGTCAATTACGACGGGTTCATGAAGAATGAGGAACAGTTATATAAGGCACTCACTACTCTGCAGAAATACGGTTTGGCACTTATTAACAATGTACCCAAGGGTAATGAAGATGCAGTGAAGGATATATGTGAGAGAGTGGGTCCTATCAGGAATACAATTTATGGCGAGACCTTTGATGTCAAAAGCAATATCACCACAACTTCCAACATTGCATACTCCAACCTAGCACTCCCATTACACATGGATCTGCTTTACATGGAGAACGTCCCAGGGTTCCAACTGCTACACAGCATTAACAACTCTCCCGACGAAGCAGGTGGTGTGAACATCTTCGTAGATGCATTCCATGCTGCCAGACACGTCCGTGAACAGGATGCCGAAGGGTACGAAGCAATGCAACATGTTCCTGTAAACTATCAGTACTCCAAAGACGGCCATTGTTACTATCAATCAAGGCCCATGATCGAACAGTACGATAGCAACGAGTCCAATACCCTGATGGGAAACTACGAGTATCTGATCAAGCGTGTATACTACTCACCTCCCTTTCAAGCTCCTTTCACCGTCGGTATCTACGAGAAGGCCCCAGAAACTAACACATCTAAAGGTAAAGTGACTGAGAGGTTTTTGTTCAGAGATTTTGCCCATGGTATTGGACTATTTGACcaattcatcaataaagCTGAGAACCAATTCAAGATAAAGCTACCGGAAAACACTTGTgtgatcttcaacaacacaAGAATTCTGCACGCAAGAACAGCATTTAAAAGCTCAGATAGATGGCTGAAGGGCTGTTACTTGGATAGAGACTCTTTCAAGAGTAGACTCAAGTATTTAGAACAAAAATATAAATAGCCGCCGAAGATATTTAACGACCAATAAACCACATAAGACCTGGATAGTAAACGAAATGAGTAGGAATTTAGCAACTTTGATGAGCCAATGCAACTCGAGAAGTGAACTATGTGCTGCTCTTGAACCCAACCCAAGAAGAATCCATTTCAATTCTACGGGGACAGATGTAACAGAAGTACTCGAGATGATACTTTCCCTGTCCAGAAATTCGATCGAGCAGCATCAGCAGCCCATAGCGATTATCCAGAGTAATGGCGGGACGTTGAGTTTCCCAGATGTGGGTATGAGCACTTCGGCGGCTAAGAAGATCGCtgttcttttcagcttaaTGCGAACTATCCAGGTTACTGTGTCCACTGGGCAGATAAGAACAATACGCGATGTTTACTACACAAACGTTGAGCTTTATGGTGACCAGAGAAAGGTAGAAACAGGGCTCTGTTCTATTGCAAAGAACCTTCACCTGAGTTCAAGAGACTCTCTCAACATTTTACCAGCACAAAAAGGTCTTTGTTACAGCCCGTTCGATATCGTAGTGCAGACAAACGGTCAAGAGAATCTCATACCAGCCaaaacatcttcaatgatccCATATCTGGCGCAGAATTCAACAGCACGGATTGTTATGCGTGGGGATGCTAATTTGAAGTTGATAGTTTTAGAAAAAGAAGCAGTTTACAATAAGCTTGTTGGGGCCAATACGGCAGAAGATACGATATTCATCACTGGCAAGGGATATCCCGATTTTTTGACTCGTCTATTTCTCAACCGGCTGCAACAGAATATTTGTATACTGGACTGGAGAATCTACACAGATGCCGATCCTCATGGTATCGATATTGCCTTAAAATACATGCAAAACGATGACCATGAGCACTACATGTGCCAAAAATTGGTCTACAAAGGAGCCCTATTAACCCAATTACTAAGGAGGAAAGAAGCGCAATTCCTACAGATGAGCCAGAGAGATCTATCATTGGCAATCGGACTGACCAACCGGCTCGCAAGCAATTCCTCAACTAAGTTACT
This window encodes:
- the GAS5 gene encoding 1,3-beta-glucanosyltransferase (similar to Saccharomyces cerevisiae GAS5 (YOL030W); ancestral locus Anc_7.114), with product MFWLSSLVLSLCASLTLGQSSNSTSTPAINITGNAFFNSETGERFYIRGVDYQPGGSSNLTDPLADVEICKRDIPVFQDLGINTIRVYTVDNSLDHSECMQMLQDAGIYLILDVNTPEASISRYNPSCSYNAVYLQSIFSTVDDFAQYDNVLGFFAGNEVINMANNTYTATYVKAVVRDLKNNIKARDYRAIPVGYSAADIESNRELAAQYFNCGDDEDARIDMFGVNDYSWCGQSSFQTSGYNEKMKIYEGYSLPIFLSEFGCNQVASSRPFTEIGSLYSTQMSSVFSGGLVYEYSNETNNYGLVQIVSDTEVTKLQDFDNLKEQYSKQENPSGNGGASTSNEHSTCPDYEEGIWEANTTLPEMPSAASVYFSSGAGAPQGTGYDTQSQCDSDDSDDDSSSSSSTTTSDSSSDSSTSTSASSTDASSTSSSSATSSSSSSSSSSSSSSKTKNGAVVVEIPRVFQAITQLLTMII
- the APC11 gene encoding anaphase promoting complex subunit 11 (similar to Saccharomyces cerevisiae APC11 (YDL008W); ancestral locus Anc_3.190), producing MKVKLREVHSVFAWTWHIPKESQDAHAETIDDNDGDDVCGICRASYNATCPGCKFPGDGCPLVVGECNHNFHVHCIYRWLDTATSRGLCPMCRQTFQLKKGLAINDSQISKFQELRNKQWQTRQQEFGDQQDPETNPLEDQDDPMMDQGLIVR
- the ADI1 gene encoding acireductone dioxygenase (Ni2+-requiring) (similar to Saccharomyces cerevisiae ADI1 (YMR009W); ancestral locus Anc_7.113), translated to MVEAYIHDGNDSVDLREPHNSGTPVSLEELSKLGVFYRYLDTQEDVDNLAKERNYKNRDIVNISPASFPDEETLKAKLDIFYKEHLHEDEEIRYCLDGEGYFDVRNILSSDWIRIRFERNDLLIVPAGIFHRFTLTSSNYVKALRLFQDEPKWLAINKPEADLNPTHLKYVESVNSD
- the ANY1 gene encoding Any1p (similar to Saccharomyces cerevisiae YMR010W; ancestral locus Anc_7.112), translating into MGDVTEKGPLVEDSPGDSLASYLPRVDQFYIPEWLTMQFIANNLISFTPLFSYGSTIISIERSKTALGFSIDICATMLIASILRVSYYLITPYEITLLRQSLVMIFIQLILLKTTLRYRPEEYKYHNLSDVESFSQLIHDVWFEYFACAKPPAFSEDWKVMLKSLSFKNLTGFANKILLVLVYKFLKFFDPSYKRFGSFWQWDEDRKFWKFLAYFATFQLLLTFFISKVFNWATLSDWVGSTIGSLGLLIESLLPLPQIAILYKLKSIQGFKLILLVSWLCGDSLKITYLIYGAKNISMIFLMFALFQMSLDFYIGGQYIYYKYYYPSLRNEGLILDENESTIEPQRESFELQDFNLKSVEHLDQDTPPPNQHPRGRAHTLSV
- the PET127 gene encoding Pet127p (similar to Saccharomyces cerevisiae PET127 (YOR017W); ancestral locus Anc_7.111), yielding MYRCCNSGYRRTLSGSRYAYRKCGISTSVPSKNSHNEPLNQSDEREGHSPNVKQDLLDALSYSSKILEGMGHRDESRKRFKRQKQDSIKMKIPPAIDIAVGKSRKKVTNTTFTISSKRTKHVTINSDGSIQNDNRAKLTPHVIPPPLVSGLDRVLYQPVTLHPLRDSRTGVYNFNPELEKITPDYLEAKDGASHFITPYKDQKLSELAHKSQRKYVSSTSSMTSVLSHMHYLLSNFRPVNIIDSPISRHFPQKNCNFTQGAQFPAAIILRKLDKKVKSIDSDRSLDREIILSILGHSLEEFLTEASPGQGEAYHYSKIDEFILRSQLDAYDSKLPGTGVFDLKTRAVAAIRHDLSYVEKNNNHTGYEIDKVYGEFESLEREFFELIRSTLLKYSLQARIGKMDGIFVAYHNISRMFGFQYLPLEEIDYIIHSSYDAPFKRAMDERNNTLRNIYGDENFILKHQRNEREIASKVADAEFKMSIILLKNALTYIEDKLNSMGIKDWKMCKIMMKTEQITETIPNSEKRATYPSLKVVVLPLPLEYVDKPLVSRGKKQKEILSQISNIQDYNEKLLTLQTDSMFGFEIRADHFYKNNPSGVYIPPFARVENKVLDIQSCQQVSKRLFKDYYQNLKKDKSPSFFHPMDVETWKTTCTFIDIEDKGSLQKIYRQLLNEKFQSLRDQSITKESLNSSDEDIAERIKSFLDIKEKRSSPKGTSNAPSHFQTKLRAYAKKGSLRRKLLDEAEDLKGSNSPF
- the AIM17 gene encoding Aim17p (similar to Saccharomyces cerevisiae YHL021C; ancestral locus Anc_7.110); protein product: MLLRTAGRTTNRLTAFTRLTRGLTSINPPPGPIENLPSAHNGKILKTHFTDESTTITFITKDSPGHEPFTVTFNNLFLRDSSRSEKSVDPKSGQKLFTTGHLVSDPDSTVPKQVEISPDSQSVAINWKDGDHYRYSLDFIYKFKGSTFVTDALRNTVSKHKPVLWDKKTLKGHMEDLVSVNYDGFMKNEEQLYKALTTLQKYGLALINNVPKGNEDAVKDICERVGPIRNTIYGETFDVKSNITTTSNIAYSNLALPLHMDLLYMENVPGFQLLHSINNSPDEAGGVNIFVDAFHAARHVREQDAEGYEAMQHVPVNYQYSKDGHCYYQSRPMIEQYDSNESNTLMGNYEYLIKRVYYSPPFQAPFTVGIYEKAPETNTSKGKVTERFLFRDFAHGIGLFDQFINKAENQFKIKLPENTCVIFNNTRILHARTAFKSSDRWLKGCYLDRDSFKSRLKYLEQKYK
- the SPO11 gene encoding DNA topoisomerase (ATP-hydrolyzing) (similar to Saccharomyces cerevisiae SPO11 (YHL022C); ancestral locus Anc_7.109), with product MSRNLATLMSQCNSRSELCAALEPNPRRIHFNSTGTDVTEVLEMILSLSRNSIEQHQQPIAIIQSNGGTLSFPDVGMSTSAAKKIAVLFSLMRTIQVTVSTGQIRTIRDVYYTNVELYGDQRKVETGLCSIAKNLHLSSRDSLNILPAQKGLCYSPFDIVVQTNGQENLIPAKTSSMIPYLAQNSTARIVMRGDANLKLIVLEKEAVYNKLVGANTAEDTIFITGKGYPDFLTRLFLNRLQQNICILDWRIYTDADPHGIDIALKYMQNDDHEHYMCQKLVYKGALLTQLLRRKEAQFLQMSQRDLSLAIGLTNRLASNSSTKLLRVQLQRQLFFQKKAEMNSLLTSQYL